Proteins from a single region of Chlorocebus sabaeus isolate Y175 chromosome 25, mChlSab1.0.hap1, whole genome shotgun sequence:
- the WNT9A gene encoding protein Wnt-9a isoform X1, whose amino-acid sequence MCRGPRPFSPPPPLPAHPGFFLPLSPPDGHACPLSPGHRDTWPGSSRASWCWAHTGLSVPRLTGSEPLTILPLTLEPEAAAQAHYKACDRLKLERKQRRMCRRDPGVAETLVEAVSMSALECQFQFRFERWNCTLEGRYRASLLKRGFKETAFLYAISSAGLTHALAKACSAGRMERCTCDEAPDLENREAWQWGGCGDNLKYSSKFVKEFLGRRSSKDLRARVDFHNNLVGVKVIKAGVETTCKCHGVSGSCTVRTCWRQLAPFHEVGKHLKHKYETALKVGSTTNEAAGEAGAISPPRGRASGAGGSDPLPRTPELVHLDDSPSFCLAGRFSPGTAGRRCHREKNCESICCGRGHNTQSRVVTRPCQCQVRWCCYVECRQCTQREEVYTCKG is encoded by the exons ATGTGCAGGGGGCCAAGGCCCTTCtcacctccccctcccctgcctgctCATCCTGGATTCTTTCTGCCCCTCTCACCCCCGGATGGACATGCCTGTCCCCTGTCCCCTGGCCACCGAGACACCTGGCCAGGCTCCAGCAGGGCTTCCTGGTGCTGGGCTCACACTGGcctctctgtgcccaggctgaCGGGCAGCGAGCCCCTGACCATCCTCCCGCTGACCCTGGAGCCTGAGGCGGCCGCCCAGGCGCACTACAAGGCCTGCGACCGGCTGAAGCTGGAGCGGAAGCAGCGGCGCATGTGCCGCCGGGACCCGGGTGTGGCAGAGACGCTGGTGGAGGCCGTGAGCATGAGTGCGCTTGAGTGCCAGTTCCAATTCCGCTTTGAGCGCTGGAACTGCACGCTGGAGGGCCGCTACCGGGCCAGCCTGCTCAAGCGAG GCTTCAAGGAGACTGCCTTCCTCTATGCCATCTCCTCGGCTGGCCTGACGCACGCACTGGCCAAGGCATGCAGCGCGGGCCGCATGGAGCGCTGTACCTGCGATGAGGCGCCCGACCTGGAGAACCGTGAGGCCTGGCAGTGGGGGGGCTGCGGAGACAACCTCAAGTACAGCAGCAAGTTCGTCAAGGAGTTCCTGGGCAGACGGTCAAGCAAGGATCTGCGAGCCCGTGTGGACTTCCACAACAACCTCGTGGGTGTGAAG GTGATCAAGGCTGGGGTGGAGACCACCTGCAAGTGTCACGGCGTGTCAGGCTCATGCACGGTGCGGACCTGCTGGCGGCAGCTGGCGCCCTTCCATGAGGTGGGCAAGCACCTGAAGCACAAGTACGAGACAGCACTCAAGGTGGGCAGCACCACCAACGAAGCGGCAGGCGAGGCAGGCGCCATTTCCCCGCCACGGGGCCGTGCCTCGGGGGCGGGCGGCAGTGACCCGCTACCCCGCACTCCAGAGCTGGTGCACCTGGACGACTCACCTAGCTTCTGCCTGGCCGGCCGCTTCTCCCCGGGCACCGCTGGCCGTAGGTGCCACCGCGAGAAGAACTGCGAGAGCATCTGCTGCGGCCGCGGCCATAACACACAGAGCCGGGTGGTGACGAGGCCCTGCCAGTGCCAGGTGCGTTGGTGCTGCTATGTGGAGTGCAGGCAGTGCACACAGCGTGAGGAGGTCTACACCTGCAAGGGCTGA
- the WNT9A gene encoding protein Wnt-9a isoform X2, which produces MLDGSPLARWLAAAFGLTLLLAALRPSAAYFGLTGSEPLTILPLTLEPEAAAQAHYKACDRLKLERKQRRMCRRDPGVAETLVEAVSMSALECQFQFRFERWNCTLEGRYRASLLKRGFKETAFLYAISSAGLTHALAKACSAGRMERCTCDEAPDLENREAWQWGGCGDNLKYSSKFVKEFLGRRSSKDLRARVDFHNNLVGVKVIKAGVETTCKCHGVSGSCTVRTCWRQLAPFHEVGKHLKHKYETALKVGSTTNEAAGEAGAISPPRGRASGAGGSDPLPRTPELVHLDDSPSFCLAGRFSPGTAGRRCHREKNCESICCGRGHNTQSRVVTRPCQCQVRWCCYVECRQCTQREEVYTCKG; this is translated from the exons gctgaCGGGCAGCGAGCCCCTGACCATCCTCCCGCTGACCCTGGAGCCTGAGGCGGCCGCCCAGGCGCACTACAAGGCCTGCGACCGGCTGAAGCTGGAGCGGAAGCAGCGGCGCATGTGCCGCCGGGACCCGGGTGTGGCAGAGACGCTGGTGGAGGCCGTGAGCATGAGTGCGCTTGAGTGCCAGTTCCAATTCCGCTTTGAGCGCTGGAACTGCACGCTGGAGGGCCGCTACCGGGCCAGCCTGCTCAAGCGAG GCTTCAAGGAGACTGCCTTCCTCTATGCCATCTCCTCGGCTGGCCTGACGCACGCACTGGCCAAGGCATGCAGCGCGGGCCGCATGGAGCGCTGTACCTGCGATGAGGCGCCCGACCTGGAGAACCGTGAGGCCTGGCAGTGGGGGGGCTGCGGAGACAACCTCAAGTACAGCAGCAAGTTCGTCAAGGAGTTCCTGGGCAGACGGTCAAGCAAGGATCTGCGAGCCCGTGTGGACTTCCACAACAACCTCGTGGGTGTGAAG GTGATCAAGGCTGGGGTGGAGACCACCTGCAAGTGTCACGGCGTGTCAGGCTCATGCACGGTGCGGACCTGCTGGCGGCAGCTGGCGCCCTTCCATGAGGTGGGCAAGCACCTGAAGCACAAGTACGAGACAGCACTCAAGGTGGGCAGCACCACCAACGAAGCGGCAGGCGAGGCAGGCGCCATTTCCCCGCCACGGGGCCGTGCCTCGGGGGCGGGCGGCAGTGACCCGCTACCCCGCACTCCAGAGCTGGTGCACCTGGACGACTCACCTAGCTTCTGCCTGGCCGGCCGCTTCTCCCCGGGCACCGCTGGCCGTAGGTGCCACCGCGAGAAGAACTGCGAGAGCATCTGCTGCGGCCGCGGCCATAACACACAGAGCCGGGTGGTGACGAGGCCCTGCCAGTGCCAGGTGCGTTGGTGCTGCTATGTGGAGTGCAGGCAGTGCACACAGCGTGAGGAGGTCTACACCTGCAAGGGCTGA